From a region of the Chitinivibrionales bacterium genome:
- a CDS encoding GDSL-type esterase/lipase family protein, which translates to METPPFVKSFFLSFLIVISIQHLAFPADTIHVSCVGNSITKAEGLDGADTASFPARLQQMLGSGYNVLNCGVAGATMLKLGNKPYWTFGITQFKEAMAFLPNIVTIELGTNDSKGSGGVDNWPSHSGEFIGDYEAMVDTFSYLPTHPKVWAFYPTPAFSTAYLIDSMVIHYEILPKIKTVVLDKGIPLIDMWTLMSSQKSLFPDGIHPNAAGYLMMAQKIYGMFMKDTLKVFQQKNRLAAPQNGSFYQWYCTDVPVAAAVGGNDEVLFAKDTGLYRALVGQSTTNDDMLVTNTVHVSPSDLNTSILSKVNAHSPFMTDDGIVAIYSITGRLVANVHATKNFTPASLADKLPVKANGVYFLKTGSSVFKLLIK; encoded by the coding sequence ATGGAAACTCCACCATTTGTAAAATCCTTCTTTCTTTCGTTCCTCATTGTCATTTCAATCCAGCACCTTGCTTTTCCGGCCGATACCATCCACGTTTCCTGCGTGGGCAACAGCATCACGAAGGCCGAGGGGCTTGACGGCGCCGACACGGCATCGTTCCCCGCGCGTCTGCAGCAGATGCTCGGATCCGGCTACAACGTCCTCAATTGCGGGGTGGCGGGCGCCACCATGCTCAAGCTTGGGAACAAACCTTATTGGACCTTTGGGATCACCCAATTCAAGGAGGCAATGGCGTTTCTTCCCAACATCGTGACCATTGAGCTGGGCACCAACGATTCCAAGGGGAGCGGCGGCGTCGACAACTGGCCTTCGCACAGCGGCGAATTCATCGGCGATTACGAGGCCATGGTAGACACGTTCAGCTACTTGCCAACGCATCCCAAAGTATGGGCGTTCTACCCCACGCCCGCGTTCAGCACCGCTTATCTCATCGACAGCATGGTCATCCATTATGAGATATTGCCTAAAATCAAGACCGTTGTGCTTGACAAAGGCATCCCGCTCATCGATATGTGGACGCTGATGAGCAGCCAGAAAAGCCTGTTTCCCGACGGCATCCATCCCAATGCGGCGGGATACCTGATGATGGCGCAGAAAATCTACGGCATGTTCATGAAAGACACGCTCAAGGTTTTCCAGCAGAAAAACAGGCTTGCCGCGCCGCAGAACGGTTCTTTTTACCAATGGTATTGCACGGACGTCCCCGTTGCCGCCGCCGTGGGAGGGAATGATGAAGTTCTTTTTGCAAAAGACACTGGTCTCTACAGAGCTTTAGTAGGACAAAGCACGACAAACGACGACATGCTGGTGACCAATACGGTTCATGTTTCTCCTTCAGACCTGAACACGTCAATATTGTCTAAGGTAAACGCACATTCGCCTTTTATGACTGATGATGGGATAGTCGCAATCTATTCCATTACCGGCAGGCTGGTTGCCAATGTGCATGCCACTAAAAACTTCACCCCTGCATCCCTGGCCGACAAACTGCCTGTCAAGGCTAACGGCGTTTATTTTTTAAAAACAGGGAGCAGTGTTTTCAAGCTACTCATTAAATAA
- a CDS encoding cellulase family glycosylhydrolase gives MILILSIPSSSATITYNGKSYYINGINVPWNQFGSDAGTHYEWGHLYNPTWFETFFTQCQQYGVNCVRLWIHCDGRTSPTFDDSGYVTGLGTSFLSDFTDILARGQSHNVMVMPCLWSFDMTKDNTSGAGKYGGKHSDLIRSAQKTQSYITNALIPMVTAFANTPNLFAWEIINEPEWSVSDIQAGGAGDMVLKVEMQRFCGMIASAIHSNSSKMVTVGSASLKWCSPRVGPAVLNMWSDSALKAACANDAKSTLDFYEIHYYDWMNNTDWGYDPFQLSPAKTPAWWQLDKPVLVGECPAEDGIYTVSQMIANCFTNGYCGIMPWSYNANDGAGTWDSVKNQLKAFRDAHPGMVDYTTATIANLAAKNKNIKALSIVKSEPFTSSITLPENVQGVDIFDVKGRLDWKFERTESGVGSMRIYLPVRISQSLFVIRYYY, from the coding sequence TTGATCCTGATATTATCCATTCCATCATCTTCCGCCACAATCACCTACAACGGCAAGTCCTATTACATCAACGGCATCAACGTTCCCTGGAATCAATTCGGCTCTGACGCGGGCACGCATTACGAGTGGGGACATCTTTACAACCCGACATGGTTTGAAACGTTCTTCACCCAATGCCAGCAGTATGGCGTCAACTGTGTCCGGCTTTGGATCCATTGCGACGGCCGCACCTCGCCGACTTTCGATGACAGCGGGTATGTAACGGGACTCGGCACCTCTTTTCTCTCCGATTTCACCGACATCCTTGCCCGCGGCCAGTCGCACAATGTGATGGTGATGCCGTGTCTTTGGTCTTTCGACATGACAAAGGACAATACGAGCGGCGCGGGAAAATACGGCGGCAAGCACAGCGACCTGATCCGCAGCGCGCAGAAGACCCAGTCGTACATCACCAACGCGCTCATCCCCATGGTGACCGCGTTCGCGAATACGCCCAATCTTTTCGCGTGGGAAATCATAAACGAGCCGGAATGGAGCGTTTCCGACATCCAGGCCGGCGGCGCCGGCGACATGGTGCTCAAGGTGGAGATGCAGCGCTTTTGCGGCATGATCGCGTCTGCAATCCATTCGAATTCCAGCAAGATGGTGACCGTTGGCTCAGCATCGCTCAAATGGTGCTCTCCCCGCGTAGGTCCTGCTGTACTTAACATGTGGAGCGATTCAGCTCTTAAGGCAGCATGTGCCAACGATGCAAAGTCAACTTTAGATTTTTATGAAATTCATTACTATGACTGGATGAACAACACGGACTGGGGATATGATCCGTTCCAGCTCTCACCCGCCAAAACGCCGGCCTGGTGGCAACTTGACAAACCCGTTCTCGTGGGCGAATGCCCTGCCGAGGACGGCATCTATACCGTGTCCCAAATGATCGCCAACTGCTTTACGAACGGTTATTGCGGCATAATGCCGTGGTCGTACAACGCGAACGACGGCGCAGGCACCTGGGACAGCGTTAAAAACCAGCTCAAGGCGTTCCGTGACGCCCATCCCGGGATGGTGGATTACACGACGGCGACCATTGCGAATCTTGCAGCGAAAAATAAGAATATAAAAGCATTATCGATTGTAAAAAGCGAACCGTTTACTTCCAGTATTACATTACCTGAAAATGTTCAAGGCGTTGATATTTTTGATGTTAAAGGAAGACTTGATTGGAAATTTGAGAGAACGGAGAGTGGTGTCGGATCTATGAGGATTTATTTACCGGTGCGGATATCTCAATCTCTATTCGTAATTAGATATTATTATTGA
- a CDS encoding glycoside hydrolase family 3 N-terminal domain-containing protein: MRTFVRFASVVSAVLLAYVVVFGQSGDFETTGRVLVGGNPFQGATVTYTSAARSLSWDFSRADGTFGINVGVKQPLGQNPKVTMFANGPVTIEVYDMAGKKIETVNGKLDKGTYFLEPLSTKLAKSMYLLKIRAGNNVTCQKMLNTGAKNNGYTVVLSSSSEPVVMAKKLANADTVRIGRTGYTPVYIPIVSYGLNIGDQTLTTVDIEGEVNTKLAALSQTQKCAQLCMPPTQDVNTIVNNNCGSLFGGGGALLGSSASACANGVDAVQTAMMNGSLKIPVLAAYDFVHGASAVPGATMLPHNLAMGAIQDTLLIQKAFRVCALEVRGSGCNWGYGPCIAVIRDDRWGRAYEGFCETPERTQIMARHAVLGGQLTDLSNPLTYAMCCKHFAGDGNTANGVNAGTTVGPDATARAINLPGYASAVKTGVATIMPSFSKWCDGTPMHINKTLMTGYLKSDSIGFQGFIVGDWDAATLGTSEQAGLDVEMAPEASTGIIGSLNGIYAANQARLDDAVKRVLRVKYWMNLFDSRQYTTNRALTALVGSAAHRTVARQCVAASQVLLKNTNNVLPMAKTANLAIWGTAGDNIGIQCGGWTVSWQGQQGPIPGGGGTSIKTACQAVDANVSYVASPGAVGTSDYILAVLSENPYAETSFGAINLTGDDATGSNQAVITEIAAAHTAGKKVIGMLIAGRVLDITSVIDNCDAFIWSGLPGTEGAGISDVLFGDVKFSGKLPVTWPMNLAQEPINSGDGQTGRFAYGFGLTD; this comes from the coding sequence ATGAGAACCTTTGTAAGGTTTGCTTCCGTCGTATCGGCGGTGCTTTTGGCATACGTCGTTGTATTCGGACAGAGCGGTGATTTCGAGACAACAGGTCGCGTTTTAGTTGGTGGAAACCCCTTTCAAGGCGCCACCGTCACCTACACCAGTGCTGCCAGAAGTCTGTCGTGGGATTTCTCGCGCGCAGACGGCACTTTCGGCATCAATGTAGGTGTCAAACAACCTCTTGGACAAAATCCGAAAGTCACCATGTTCGCGAACGGCCCTGTCACCATCGAAGTTTATGATATGGCAGGAAAAAAAATCGAAACAGTCAATGGCAAACTTGACAAGGGAACTTATTTCTTGGAACCGCTTTCAACAAAACTCGCCAAATCGATGTATTTGCTCAAAATCAGGGCTGGCAACAACGTGACCTGTCAAAAAATGCTCAATACCGGTGCAAAGAACAATGGATATACTGTTGTCCTTTCTTCGTCGAGCGAACCGGTGGTCATGGCAAAGAAACTCGCGAACGCTGATACGGTTCGAATTGGAAGAACCGGCTACACCCCTGTTTACATACCTATTGTCTCCTACGGCCTCAATATCGGCGACCAGACATTAACCACCGTTGACATCGAAGGAGAAGTCAATACCAAGCTTGCAGCGCTGAGCCAGACTCAGAAATGCGCCCAGCTCTGCATGCCGCCGACGCAAGATGTGAATACCATTGTAAACAACAATTGCGGAAGTTTATTCGGCGGCGGCGGCGCGCTGCTGGGGTCAAGCGCTTCGGCGTGCGCGAATGGCGTAGACGCCGTTCAGACCGCGATGATGAACGGCTCCCTGAAGATACCGGTCCTTGCCGCATACGACTTTGTTCACGGCGCGAGCGCTGTCCCGGGCGCGACCATGCTCCCGCACAACCTTGCGATGGGCGCAATCCAGGACACGCTCCTGATCCAGAAGGCCTTTCGTGTGTGCGCGCTTGAAGTTCGCGGATCGGGCTGCAACTGGGGATATGGACCTTGCATCGCCGTCATCCGCGACGACCGCTGGGGACGCGCGTATGAAGGCTTCTGCGAAACTCCGGAACGCACCCAGATCATGGCCAGACACGCTGTGCTGGGCGGGCAGCTCACCGACCTGTCCAATCCCTTGACGTATGCCATGTGCTGCAAGCATTTCGCGGGCGACGGCAACACGGCTAACGGCGTGAACGCAGGGACGACAGTGGGGCCCGATGCAACGGCGCGGGCCATCAACCTGCCGGGTTACGCATCCGCGGTCAAAACCGGTGTGGCAACCATCATGCCTTCGTTTTCTAAATGGTGCGACGGCACGCCAATGCATATTAATAAAACGCTTATGACCGGTTACCTGAAGTCTGATTCAATTGGTTTCCAGGGATTCATTGTGGGCGACTGGGACGCGGCCACTCTAGGTACCAGCGAGCAGGCTGGGCTCGACGTGGAGATGGCGCCCGAGGCCAGCACTGGAATTATCGGATCGCTCAACGGTATTTATGCCGCTAACCAGGCAAGGTTGGATGACGCGGTGAAACGTGTGCTCCGTGTAAAATATTGGATGAACCTGTTCGACTCGAGGCAGTACACAACGAACCGCGCTCTTACCGCTCTTGTCGGAAGCGCAGCACACCGGACGGTGGCGCGGCAGTGCGTCGCGGCCTCACAGGTGCTCCTTAAAAATACAAACAATGTCCTGCCCATGGCCAAGACTGCCAACCTGGCAATCTGGGGCACCGCCGGAGACAATATAGGAATTCAGTGCGGCGGATGGACGGTGAGTTGGCAGGGACAGCAGGGACCCATTCCGGGCGGCGGCGGCACGTCGATCAAGACCGCATGCCAGGCGGTGGATGCCAACGTGAGCTATGTGGCAAGCCCGGGAGCGGTGGGCACCTCCGACTATATCCTCGCGGTGCTCAGCGAGAACCCGTACGCCGAGACGTCGTTCGGCGCCATCAACCTCACGGGCGACGATGCCACCGGCTCGAACCAGGCCGTGATCACTGAGATCGCCGCGGCCCATACGGCCGGCAAGAAGGTGATCGGGATGCTCATTGCCGGCAGGGTGCTCGACATCACGTCGGTAATTGACAACTGCGATGCATTCATCTGGTCGGGCCTGCCCGGCACCGAGGGCGCGGGCATCTCCGATGTTCTGTTCGGCGATGTCAAATTCAGCGGCAAATTGCCGGTCACATGGCCCATGAACCTTGCGCAGGAGCCCATCAACTCCGGCGACGGCCAGACCGGACGTTTCGCTTACGGGTTCGGATTGACAGATTAA
- the uvrB gene encoding excinuclease ABC subunit UvrB: MNFKLVSDFKPAGDQPEAIRQIVDGVRRGAKHQTLLGVTGSGKTFSMANVIEQLQMPTLVISHNKTLAAQLFQEFKGYFPENAVEYFVSFYDYYQPEAYIPSTDTYIEKTSEINDEIDRLRLKATSSLLSRKDVLIVASVSCIYNIGSPESYAAAAMKIATGTELDREGFFRRLNDMRYERNDMVLERGMFRVRGDIIELQPAYDDTALRIELFGSGIEAIKRIHPLTAKVISTLDEITIFPAKHFTTTRVGIEQAVLQIHKELQLQLETFRNAGKLLEAQRLEQRTLYDIEMLREMGFVSGIENYSRILDGREPGSRPFTLIDFFKPPYLTFIDESHATVPQIQGMFNGDRARKETLVEHGFRLPCALDNRPLRFNEFEAMNDKVIFVSATPADYELKKSGGVIVEQVIRPTGLVDPLIEVRPAENQVDDLIEQLRVVVEKKQRALVTTLTKKTAEDLTEYLETLDFRVRYLHSEIETLERSDIIRDLRLGEFDVLVGINLLREGLDLPEVALVAILDADREGFLRSARSLIQIAGRAARNVEGKIILYADIITDSIKKTVEESTRRRMKQIEHNKAHGITPVTIQRPIQERLFSPVEEESSAAAGEVREKAAPYSTKTPVISITDEKDLELTIKKLENDMRDAARRLEFEKAAKLRDRIEELRRILGH; the protein is encoded by the coding sequence ATGAATTTCAAGCTCGTTTCCGACTTCAAGCCCGCCGGCGACCAGCCCGAGGCAATCCGCCAGATCGTTGACGGTGTGCGGCGTGGCGCAAAGCACCAGACGCTGCTCGGCGTCACCGGTTCAGGCAAAACATTTTCCATGGCAAACGTCATCGAGCAGCTGCAGATGCCGACGCTGGTCATCTCGCACAACAAAACGCTAGCCGCGCAATTGTTCCAGGAATTCAAGGGGTATTTTCCGGAAAATGCCGTTGAATATTTCGTGAGCTTCTATGATTATTACCAGCCCGAGGCATATATTCCCTCCACGGACACGTATATCGAAAAAACCTCGGAGATCAATGACGAGATAGACCGGTTGCGGCTCAAGGCCACGAGTTCTCTTCTCTCGCGTAAAGATGTTCTCATCGTTGCGAGCGTATCGTGTATTTACAACATAGGCTCGCCGGAATCCTATGCAGCGGCAGCGATGAAAATAGCGACCGGCACCGAGCTCGACCGTGAGGGGTTTTTCCGCCGCCTCAACGACATGCGATACGAGCGCAACGACATGGTCCTCGAGCGCGGCATGTTCCGCGTGCGCGGCGACATCATCGAATTGCAGCCCGCGTACGACGACACCGCGCTTCGCATCGAGCTGTTCGGCAGCGGCATCGAGGCGATCAAGCGGATACACCCGCTTACCGCAAAGGTGATTTCGACGCTCGATGAGATCACGATTTTCCCGGCAAAGCATTTCACCACCACCAGGGTCGGCATCGAGCAGGCCGTGCTGCAGATCCACAAGGAGCTTCAGCTGCAGCTCGAGACGTTCCGCAATGCGGGCAAGCTGCTCGAGGCGCAGCGCCTGGAGCAGCGCACGCTGTACGACATCGAGATGCTGCGGGAGATGGGGTTCGTATCCGGCATCGAGAATTACTCGCGCATCCTTGACGGACGAGAACCAGGCAGCAGGCCGTTCACCCTCATCGACTTCTTCAAGCCGCCCTACCTCACCTTCATTGACGAATCGCATGCCACGGTCCCGCAGATACAGGGCATGTTCAACGGCGACCGCGCGCGCAAGGAAACGCTCGTGGAGCACGGGTTCCGGCTCCCCTGCGCGCTAGACAACCGGCCGCTCAGGTTCAACGAGTTCGAGGCGATGAACGACAAGGTGATTTTTGTTTCCGCCACGCCTGCCGACTACGAACTGAAAAAAAGCGGCGGCGTCATCGTTGAGCAGGTGATCCGGCCCACCGGCCTCGTGGACCCGCTCATCGAGGTGCGGCCGGCGGAAAACCAGGTCGATGACCTCATTGAACAGCTGCGCGTTGTTGTTGAGAAAAAGCAGCGGGCGCTGGTCACCACGCTCACCAAAAAGACCGCCGAGGATCTCACCGAATACCTGGAGACGCTTGACTTCCGCGTGCGGTATTTGCATTCGGAAATCGAGACACTCGAGCGTTCGGACATCATCCGCGACCTGCGGCTCGGCGAGTTCGACGTGCTCGTGGGCATCAACCTGCTGCGCGAGGGCCTTGACCTTCCGGAAGTCGCGCTCGTGGCCATCCTCGACGCTGACCGCGAGGGGTTCCTCAGGTCGGCGCGCTCGCTCATACAGATCGCGGGCCGGGCCGCGCGCAATGTTGAGGGGAAAATCATCCTCTACGCCGATATCATCACCGATTCGATTAAAAAAACCGTTGAAGAAAGCACGCGCAGGCGCATGAAGCAAATCGAGCACAATAAAGCTCACGGCATCACGCCGGTCACGATCCAGCGGCCCATCCAGGAGCGATTGTTCTCCCCTGTTGAGGAGGAATCATCTGCCGCCGCCGGCGAAGTCAGGGAAAAAGCCGCGCCATATTCCACAAAAACTCCAGTTATATCCATTACCGATGAAAAGGATTTGGAACTCACCATCAAGAAGCTTGAAAACGACATGCGCGACGCGGCAAGAAGGCTGGAATTCGAAAAAGCGGCAAAGCTGCGCGACCGGATCGAAGAGCTGCGAAGGATACTTGGTCATTGA
- a CDS encoding MBL fold metallo-hydrolase has translation MMAASCVRQQGARERFAFTVVDVGEGLAQIGKTGVDAIAWDMGDTGAATEWNRVYNELGRPHLDAIAISHSHSDHMGGLNRLGDSVAFSGLIITSIFEDTGLIRQNCGPWQGRISFRTIAEGDTIGGLNGVSVECLWPPRDLAVSVPVIDDDKNRYSLCFMVRYGANAVLITSDIDTFAEQELAARYGFSLGSDVIVVPHHGSSSSVDPVFYGYVNPSAAVISCGIDNPYGHPAQNVLDLLFQMHVQLFETAIKGTVSAVANGYYFAVSPQSITP, from the coding sequence ATGATGGCGGCATCGTGCGTACGGCAGCAGGGCGCGCGGGAACGGTTTGCGTTCACGGTCGTCGATGTCGGCGAGGGGCTTGCGCAGATCGGAAAAACGGGCGTGGATGCGATTGCCTGGGACATGGGCGACACCGGAGCCGCAACCGAGTGGAACAGGGTCTACAATGAACTCGGCAGACCGCATTTGGACGCCATTGCCATTTCTCACTCGCACAGCGACCACATGGGCGGATTGAACAGGCTTGGAGATTCGGTAGCTTTTTCCGGCCTCATCATTACCAGCATATTCGAAGACACCGGGCTGATTCGACAAAACTGCGGACCGTGGCAGGGGAGAATATCCTTCAGAACCATAGCGGAGGGCGACACCATCGGCGGATTGAACGGCGTTTCAGTGGAATGCCTGTGGCCGCCGCGCGACCTCGCCGTGAGCGTGCCGGTGATTGACGATGACAAGAACCGGTACAGCCTGTGTTTTATGGTCAGGTACGGGGCAAATGCGGTGCTCATCACCTCGGACATCGACACGTTTGCCGAACAAGAACTGGCTGCTCGCTACGGCTTTTCGCTCGGGTCGGATGTCATCGTAGTGCCGCATCACGGCTCTTCAAGCTCGGTTGACCCTGTTTTCTACGGATATGTCAACCCGTCGGCGGCCGTGATTTCCTGCGGGATAGACAATCCGTACGGGCACCCTGCTCAAAACGTTCTTGACCTGCTTTTCCAGATGCATGTGCAACTGTTCGAAACCGCGATAAAGGGTACGGTTTCCGCCGTGGCCAACGGATACTATTTTGCGGTTTCTCCGCAGAGCATAACCCCGTAA
- a CDS encoding RNA-binding protein, whose translation MNIYVGNLSFEATEADVRQLFEAHGQVATVSVIEDKFTGRPRGFAFVEMPTDAEAQAAIAALNSKEFKGRPLTVNEARPRTERRGGGGGYRDNKGGVRRAW comes from the coding sequence ATGAACATTTACGTTGGTAATTTGTCGTTCGAGGCAACCGAGGCTGATGTACGCCAGTTGTTCGAGGCGCACGGCCAGGTTGCGACGGTGTCGGTCATCGAAGACAAATTCACCGGAAGGCCGAGAGGTTTTGCATTTGTCGAAATGCCCACGGACGCCGAAGCCCAGGCTGCCATCGCAGCCCTTAACAGCAAGGAATTCAAAGGCCGTCCCCTCACCGTAAACGAGGCGCGTCCGCGTACGGAACGCCGCGGCGGTGGCGGTGGCTACAGAGACAACAAAGGTGGCGTTCGCCGCGCGTGGTAA
- a CDS encoding glycoside hydrolase — protein MNLFIGIFVICLTAFCGAFSQNLITNPGFENDLTGWNTFWSRDAGAGSLIVVAAPVHSGAKAAQVKHWGTLDWSVSPSAVVTVKPGQLYEYSAWIRTDTLPSGASAEISVVLYDSMNNAVDWSYAAKQCTLSTGFTQYSTRFLIPTHIATIRPRLMGNDTCGLYADDFSLTLVDSVPAGYARPYVLQNANIKVIINPISFDLTLQSTATSRTYAASGVGVFQTSSVDSFPDSLVFHCTYLPDNWPVAISMWLEGPALGIRLSGTAASPMSSDLDFPGPIAAQATDFLIIPKGTGVICPAQGAPGYMSRYYWIGMHDWQSDLCFTGVTDKTSGYMITSDDPWFTRVSFTPAAGTTANAPHITLEAAKHLFSKDRTLYYTLIDTGGYAAMCTWYRSHVEKLGYARTFAQKASVVPNINRMKGAVDFWILGKGFWLPTADFFRNLIDKGMDQAIFSGNFSNAVTDTLNSLGFLTSEYDCYCDAYPPGNAGYQSDGYNTDAIVNEDGSYMNGWLAYLSGGGTLQAQEVCAASHCKYAIPRIAAERATKHLNCRFIDVELAMGLEECWSQTHPVNRYTDALAREKLFDTLRTTFNLVLGGEQARDFAFPFVDYGEGTMSPCPATNAGYDWMTPASPDSDFVHYDVNPAIRVPLHGLIYHDVHVPTWYTGDGVSRVPAFWDAKDLFNILYASMPLFMPPDTGYWKANFERFLTSYNLVSAVTRSVGFARMTGHSFITPDAMVQQTAFDDGWTVTVNFDSAKTYALGPTTLASRGFYATDGSQEVYRLSTGSGTIACAKLSDRLFVNGYGASTEAGGVKSAGAVFLRKDSAWVHLAFIGSQSFVDVNPGKLPWPLAGMRVFTNGNSQEITLAPQTDGSFRINRLAGIDNYRIEGVFSSASPSTKYRQAPSLLIRPIRSRQVLVIFRDVPNTSTAVSIFDFRGRLVQELAISQQNNSSTTSLISKPLKRGIYLVRCKSGQSMVTQKFAITN, from the coding sequence ATGAATCTTTTCATCGGAATATTTGTCATTTGCCTTACCGCCTTTTGCGGCGCTTTTTCCCAGAACCTCATCACCAACCCGGGATTTGAAAACGATTTGACCGGTTGGAACACGTTCTGGTCTCGCGATGCTGGCGCCGGCTCGCTCATAGTAGTGGCCGCGCCCGTTCACAGCGGGGCAAAGGCCGCGCAGGTCAAGCACTGGGGAACCCTGGACTGGAGCGTGAGCCCTTCAGCCGTGGTCACGGTGAAACCGGGCCAGCTTTACGAATACAGCGCCTGGATACGCACCGACACGCTGCCTTCCGGCGCATCCGCCGAGATCAGCGTTGTTCTTTATGATTCCATGAACAACGCCGTGGATTGGTCGTACGCGGCAAAGCAATGCACCCTTTCCACAGGATTTACGCAATACAGCACACGGTTTCTTATCCCGACGCACATCGCCACCATACGGCCGCGGCTCATGGGAAACGACACCTGCGGCCTCTATGCCGACGATTTCTCACTGACGCTGGTCGACAGCGTTCCGGCCGGTTACGCGCGGCCGTATGTTTTACAGAATGCGAACATCAAGGTCATCATCAATCCAATCTCATTCGATCTGACCCTGCAGAGCACCGCCACCTCCAGAACGTATGCGGCCTCCGGTGTGGGCGTTTTTCAGACCTCAAGTGTCGATTCGTTTCCCGATTCGCTGGTGTTTCATTGCACGTATCTGCCGGACAACTGGCCCGTTGCAATTTCGATGTGGCTTGAGGGACCGGCCCTTGGTATCAGGCTCTCCGGTACCGCTGCTTCCCCCATGTCAAGCGACCTGGATTTTCCCGGTCCCATCGCCGCGCAGGCCACCGACTTCCTCATAATCCCGAAGGGAACGGGCGTCATCTGCCCGGCGCAGGGCGCGCCCGGGTACATGAGCAGGTATTACTGGATCGGCATGCACGACTGGCAGAGCGACCTGTGTTTTACCGGCGTGACGGACAAGACCTCCGGCTACATGATCACTTCCGACGACCCGTGGTTCACGCGCGTGAGTTTCACACCTGCCGCGGGGACAACCGCAAACGCGCCGCACATCACCCTGGAGGCGGCGAAACATCTGTTTTCCAAGGACAGAACACTTTATTACACCCTCATCGATACCGGCGGATATGCAGCGATGTGCACCTGGTACCGATCTCACGTGGAAAAGCTCGGGTACGCTCGAACGTTCGCCCAGAAGGCATCGGTTGTGCCAAATATCAACCGCATGAAAGGCGCTGTTGATTTCTGGATTCTTGGCAAAGGGTTCTGGCTCCCCACGGCGGACTTCTTCCGGAACCTCATTGACAAAGGCATGGACCAGGCAATCTTCTCCGGCAATTTCTCAAACGCGGTAACAGACACGCTGAACTCGCTCGGCTTCCTTACCAGCGAATACGACTGCTACTGCGACGCCTATCCACCGGGCAACGCCGGTTACCAATCCGATGGATACAATACAGACGCAATAGTCAATGAAGACGGCTCTTACATGAACGGCTGGCTCGCCTACCTCAGCGGCGGGGGCACACTCCAGGCGCAGGAGGTGTGCGCTGCCTCACACTGCAAGTATGCCATTCCACGCATCGCCGCCGAGCGCGCGACCAAGCACCTCAACTGCCGGTTCATCGACGTTGAACTCGCCATGGGCCTTGAGGAATGCTGGTCGCAGACGCATCCCGTCAACCGGTACACCGACGCTCTTGCGCGCGAAAAGCTGTTCGACACGCTGCGCACGACATTCAATCTCGTGCTCGGCGGCGAGCAGGCCCGCGACTTTGCTTTCCCGTTCGTCGATTACGGCGAAGGGACCATGAGTCCCTGCCCCGCGACGAACGCGGGCTACGACTGGATGACTCCCGCTTCTCCGGATTCCGATTTTGTCCATTACGACGTGAACCCGGCCATCCGCGTGCCGCTGCACGGCCTCATCTATCACGACGTGCATGTCCCCACCTGGTACACCGGCGACGGCGTGTCCCGCGTGCCCGCGTTCTGGGATGCGAAGGACCTGTTCAACATTCTTTATGCCTCCATGCCGCTGTTCATGCCGCCCGATACAGGCTATTGGAAGGCCAACTTCGAACGTTTCTTGACAAGTTACAACCTCGTGTCGGCAGTTACCAGGAGCGTCGGGTTTGCCAGGATGACCGGCCACAGTTTTATAACGCCGGATGCAATGGTCCAGCAGACGGCATTTGATGACGGCTGGACCGTTACGGTCAATTTCGACTCCGCGAAAACCTACGCGCTGGGCCCAACGACACTCGCATCACGGGGATTTTACGCCACCGACGGCAGCCAGGAAGTGTACCGCCTGTCGACAGGTTCGGGTACAATCGCGTGCGCAAAGCTTTCCGACCGTCTTTTCGTGAACGGCTACGGCGCTTCCACCGAGGCGGGCGGCGTCAAATCAGCAGGCGCGGTGTTTTTGAGAAAGGACAGCGCGTGGGTCCATCTGGCTTTTATCGGGAGCCAGAGTTTTGTTGACGTTAATCCGGGCAAGTTGCCGTGGCCGCTGGCCGGGATGAGAGTGTTTACAAATGGAAATTCTCAGGAAATAACGCTTGCGCCTCAAACTGACGGTTCTTTCAGGATTAACAGGCTTGCGGGAATAGATAATTACCGGATAGAAGGTGTCTTTTCTTCCGCGTCGCCATCAACGAAATATCGTCAAGCGCCGTCACTTCTTATCCGTCCCATAAGGTCCCGTCAGGTCCTGGTCATTTTTCGGGACGTCCCTAACACATCAACTGCCGTTTCCATTTTCGACTTTCGCGGCCGTCTCGTACAAGAACTAGCAATTTCGCAACAGAACAATTCCTCTACGACAAGCCTGATTTCAAAGCCTTTGAAAAGAGGAATTTATCTTGTGAGGTGTAAAAGCGGCCAATCTATGGTGACACAAAAGTTTGCAATAACAAATTAA